The sequence TGGCGCACCATCCCCAGCGACCCGTTGTTCAGGATCACCACCTTGACCGGCACGCGGTACTGGACGGCCGTCGCCAGCTCCTGGATGTTCATCTGGATGCTGCCGTCCCCGGCGATGTCCACGACGAGCGTGCCCGGCATCGCCACCTGTGCGCCGATCGCGGCGGGGAGCCCGTACCCCATCGTCCCGAGCCCCCCGGAGGAGAGGAACGTGCGGGGCTTGTCGTAGGTGTAGAACTGCGCCGCCCACATCTGGTTCTGCCCGACCTCGGTCGCGATGATCGCCTTGCCGCCGGTCACCTCGCGGATCCGCTCCACGACGAACTGCGGCTTGATCTTCCCCTTCGACTCCTTGTAGGTGAGCGGGTGCGTCTTCGACCACGTGGAAAGCTGCTGCCGCCAGGCCGAGCACTTCCCCCGGTACGCCGCCGCGTCCTTCTTCCCCTTGACCAGCCGGATCATCTTCCGGAGGACGTCCTTGAGGTCCCCCACGATCGGGATGTCCACCGGCACGTTCTTCTGGATCGAGGTGGGGTCGATGTCGACGTGGATGATCTTGGCGTGCGGGGCGAACTCGTCGATCTTCCCCGTCACCCGGTCGTCGAACCGCGCCCCCAAGGCCAGGATCAGGTCGGCGTGGGAGATGGCCATGTTCGCGGTGTAGGTGCCGTGCATCCCCAGCATCCCGAGGAAGAGCGGGTCGTTCCCGGGGAAGGCCCCCATCCCCATGAGCGTGGTGGTGACCGGAACGGAGAGCAGGCGCGCGAGCTCCGCGAGCTCCTCCGACGCGTTCGACAGGATGATGCCGCCCCCGGCGTAGATCACGGGCCGTTCCTTCGAGAGCAGGAGCCGCATGGCGCTCTCGACCTGCCGGGGGTGCCCCTCGTAGTTCGGGTGGTATCCCCGCAGGCGGACCTCCTTCGGGAGGTTGTACTCCGCGGTGGAGATCAGGACGTCCTTGGGGATGTCCCCGAGCACCGGGCCGGGGCGCCCCGTGGACGCGATGTAGAACGCCTCCCGGACGATCCGGGCCAGGTCCTTCGTGTCCTTCACGAGATAGTTGTGCTTGGTGCACGGGCGGCTGATGCCGACGATGTCCGCCTCCTGGAAGGCGTCGTTGCCGATCAGCAGCGTGGGGACCTGCCCGGTGAACACGACGATGGGGATCGAGTCCATGTACGCGGTGGCGAGGCCCGTGACCGTGTTCGTGGCGCCGGGGCCCGAGGTGACCAGGCAGACGCCGGTCCTTCCGGACGCGCGGGCGTACCCGTCGGCCATGTGGACCGCGCCCTGCTCGTGCCGGCAGAGCATGTGGCGGACCTTCGTGTTCCCGAACAGCGCGTCGTAGATGTTCAGGACGGCGCCGCCGGGGTAGCCGAAGACGACGTCGACCCCCAGGTCCGCGAGCGCCTTGACGAGGATCTCCGCGCCGTTCATCTGCATGGGTGAAACCTCCTGCCGTACCGTTGGTCCCCGTGGAGTATGGAAAACCCCGCCTTGAAGGAACGCCGCCGCCGGGGCGATCTCGCCCCTTGGCGACGGGCGCGTCCGGGCGGGGCGGAGAATCCTTGGATTTTCCCGTTATCCGTTCAGGATCCGGGCGATCTTGTCCTTGCGGGCGAGCTTCAGTTTCTGGAGCCGCTTCCGCTCGACTTCCTCGTCGGGAAGGAGGTACACCTTGCGGTCCAGTTCCTTCAGCTTCTCGTCGAGCTGGCGATGCTCCTCGACGAGCGCCTTGAACTCCGGGTCGCTGGCGATCAGGGCGGCCATTTTATCGTCCGGACTCTGGCCCATCGACACCTCCGTCGCTGGAATGAGTAGTGATAAAGCATAACAGATGAAGCCCGGATGTCAACGAACCGGCGGCGGACAAACGCCGTATCGGCGGCCCGCAACTACGCGTCAGGAAACGGTTCCCGAGCCCGCGGGCGGATTTCCCATCCGACGGAACTCCGCCTCCGGAGTCCGGATGTACGCCGGAACGGCCGACCGGGGGTCCGCGACTTTCCCGGCGAGGAACGCCCGCTCGCCCGCGATTCCGACGGCGCCCGCCGCCGGAAGACCGTCGGGACCGGAGACGATCGACATCCGATCCCCGAGCCGGTCCCGGAACAGGACGCCGTACCGCTCCATTCCGTCCCCGCAGAACACCACGTCCCCCGCCGGCAGCCGGTCGAGGAGCGCTTCCGGGGAGATCGCCATGTCGGGGGAGAGCCGCTCGACCCCTTCACCCACCCGCCGGAAGAGCGCCGCGTACACTTCCTTCTTTCGGGCGTCGAGGACGGGGCAAACGGAGCGCCCTTCGCCGGGTATGCGCGACGCCAGCCCCGAGAGCGTCGGCACGAGGGCCAGCGGCACCCCCCACCCGAAGCAGAAACCTTTCGCCGCCGACATTCCCACCCGCAGGCCGGTGAACGATCCGGGGCCCGCCGACACCGCGACGCAGGAGACGTCGCCGGGACGCGCGCCGGCCTCGGAGAAGAGTTCCTCCACCGCGGCGATGTACGCCTCGGACGCCTGCCGCCCGGGGGGGAGGAACCGCTCCGCCCGTACCGCGCCGCCGGACGCCAGGGCGACGCTCCCGCGCGGAGTCGCCGATTCGACGGCGAGGATCACCGGGACAGGAGGCGCACGATGTCGTTGTAGAAGACGAGCGCCGTCAGGGTGAGGATGAGCGCCAATCCCACCTGGTGCGCCAGCGTCCGCGCCTGCTGGGAGATCGGCTTGCGCATCAGCCCCTCCACGGAGAAGAAGAGCAGGTGCCCCCCGTCGAGGATCGGGATCGGCAGGAGGTTCAGGATCCCCAGGTTGACGCTCAGGAGGCCCAGGAAGTAGGCGAAGGGGGAGATCCCCTGTCGGGCCTGGTCCCCGGCGATCTGGGCGATGAGGATCGGCCCCCCCAGCGTCTCCGACGGGAGCACCCGGGTCACCAGCTTCACCACCGTCATCCCGGTCAGGTAGACGAGCTTCCCGGTCTCCTGCACGGCGCGCACGAGCGCGGTGACGAGGCCGGTCTCCCGGTAGACCACCTCCTGCCCCGCGACGATCCCGATCTTCGGCTCGGACACTTTCTCGCCGAACACGCTGCGCCCCTCCCGCATCTCCGGGGACACCGCGATCGTCGTCTCCGTCCCGTCGCGGCGGACGGTGACGTTCAGCGGCCGTCCGGGGGTGCCGGAGCGGATGCTCGCGGCCAGCTCCTCCCAGGTCGCGACCGTCGCGCCGTCGATCCGCACCACCACGTCCCCCTTCGCGATCCCGGCGCGGGCCGCGGGGGAGTCCGGGGCCACTTCGCCGATCCGCGTGGTCAGCGACGGCACGCCGCCGAGGAAGACGACCCAGAAGACGAGGACGGCGAACAGGAGGTTGCCGAGGGGGCCGGCGGCGACGACGGCCATCTTCACCCAGACCGGCTTGTGGCTGAAGGAGCGGGGACGGTCCTCCTCGGGGATCTCCTCTCCGTCGGACTCGCCCACCAGCTTCACGTATCCGCCCAGCGGGACCGCGGAGACGAGGTACTCCGTCTCGCCGCGCTTGATCCCGAACAGCTTCGGCCCGAACCCGAACGAGAACTTGGTGACTCCCACCCCGAGCTTGCGCGCCACGATGAAGTGGCCGAACTCGTGGACGAAGATGAGGATTCCCAGGACGACGATGAAGGACAGGAAGTAGATCACGTGGGTGCGGTTCTCCTGATCGGGGATATTCGACTGCGCGCTTCCGCGCGGGCTGCGGCGTCGGCCTCGAGCACGTCGTCCAGGGTCCGCGCCGAAAACGGGGCGGGCCACCGCGAGAAGACCCGTTCCACGACGCGGACGATGTCGGTGAAACGGATCCGCCCGGACAGGAAGGCGTGCACCGCCTCCTCGTTCGCGCCGGAGAGCACCGCCGGCGCCGATCCCCCCGCTTCGGCGGCGGCGTACGCGAGGGAAAGCGCGGGGAACCGCCTCCGGTCGGGCTCCCGGAACTCCCACGCCTCCATTCGATGCGGCCGCAGCCGGGGCAGTTCCAGCGGGAGCCGTTCGGGCCAGGCGAGGGCGTACCCGATCGGGATCCGCATGTCGGGAACCCCCAGCTGGGCCAGCACGCTGCCGTCCCGGAACTCCACCATCGAGTGGACCACCGACTGCGGGTGGACCAGCACGTCGACGCGGGACGGCGGGAGGCCGAACAGCCAGGTCGCCTCGATCACCTCGAGCCCCTTGTTCATGAGCGTCGCGGAGTCCACGGTGATCTTGGCCCCCATCCGCCACGTCGGGTGCCCGAGCGCCTCGCTCACGGTGGCGGCCCGCATCCCCGCCACGGTGCGGTTGCGGAACGGGCCGCCCGAGGCGGTGAGGATCACCCGGAGGACGTCCTCGCGGCGGTTCCCGGCGATCGCCTGGAACACGGCCGAATGTTCGCTGTCGACCGGAAGGATCGCCGCCCCTCCCCGGCGCGCCGCCGCGGTGACGAACTTCCCCGCCATGACGAGAAGCTCCTTGTTCGCCAGCGCGATCCGCTTGCCCGAGGCGGCCGCCGCGATCACGGGACGGATGCAGGAGACTCCGGACGCCCCCGCGAGCACGATGTCGGCGTTCCGGGCGCACGCGGCCGCGGTCATCCCCTCCTCTCCCGACAGGACCCGGGTCCCCCGCGGGAGCCCCTTCCGCAGCGCTTTGGTGTCGCCGCCCGAGAGGCAGACGAAATCGGGCCGGAACCGCCGGGCCAGCTCGGACAGGGCGCGGGCGTTGCTCCCGGCGCAGAGGGCGGTCGCCCGGAACCGGCGCGGGAACCGGGAGATCACGTCCAGCGCGCTCCGTCCGACGGAGCCGGTGGCTCCGAGGACGACGACCCCCTGCCGTTTCATCGCACGACCCCCGACACCGGCGCGAACGCCGCGAGCAGGTGGACGACGGGGCCCGCCGCCAGGATTCCGTCGACCCGGTCGAACACGCCCCCGTGCCCGGGGAAAAGGGTCCCGCTGTCCTTCACCCCCGCCGCGCGCTTGAGAAGCGACTCGAACAGGTCTCCCGCCTGTCCGAACGCGCCCGAAGCGAACCCCGCCGCCGCCGCGTACCACGCGGGCACGGCGGGGAGGAACGCCCACGCGTACAGGACGCCGCACGCCACGCTCCCGAGGAACCCGCCGACCGCGCCTTCCACGGTCTTGTTCGGGGAGACGGCCGGGGCGAGCTTCGTCCGCCCGACCGCCTTCCCCGTGAAGTAGGCGAACGTGTCCCCCGCCGCCACGGAGAGGATCCCGAGGAGCACCCAGTGGTCTCCCCGCGGGAGGGCGAGCGTCCGGGGATACATCGACAGGAGGCCCCCCGCGTAGACCGCGCACAGGGACAGCATCGCGGCCGCCCGCGCCTTCGAGGACGGCTCCCCGCCGCCCGCGAGGGCGTGGAAGACGGCCAGGAGGACCACCAGCAGGACCGCCGGGAGGACGGCGGGGAACGGCAGAAGCGCGCCCGAGAGGAAGGCGAGCAGGGTGAGCGCGGCCCCGCCGGCCTTGTCGCGCGCGGCCGCGAAGAACATCCGGGACCATTCGGCGCCGCAAAGGACCGCCGCCGCGCCGCACAGCAGCAGGAACGGCCACCCGGACGGCTGCCCCTTGCCGTACACGATCGACGCGACCAGGAGGGGGACGAGGACGGCGGCGGTGGCGACCCGCTTCCCGAGCATCGCTACTTCGCCGCGGGCGGGCCGGACTGCTCGTCGGTCAGGCCGAACCGCCGGTGGCGGCGGGTGTACTCTTCCAGCGCCAGGAGGAACTCGGCCTTCCCGAAGTCGGGCCACAGGACGTCGGTGAACACGAACTCGGCGTAGGCGGACTGCCAGAGGAGGAAATTGCTGATCCGGATCTCCCCGCTGGTGCGGACGACCAGGTCCGGATCGGGCATCCCCCCGGTGTCGAGGGCACGGGCGAACCGGTCCTCCGTGATCTCCGAAGGGGTAATGCGCCCCGCCGCCGCGTCGGCGGCGAACGCGCGGGCGGCCCGCACGATCTCGTCGCGCCCGGCGTAGGAGAGCCCGAGCGTCAGGGTCATCCGGTCGCTCTTCGCGGTGGCGGACAGGGTCTTCGAGAGGATCGCCCGCACCGGGGCCGGGAGGGAGGAGGTCTCCCCGATGACCCGGAGCCGGATGCCGTGGCGCAGCATGAGCGACAGCTCGCTCGAGAGGAACTCCTGGAGCAGCGCCATGAGGGTGCCGACTTCCGTCGCGGGCCTGCCCCAGTTCTCGAGGGAGAACGCGTACAAGGTGAGGTACGGGATCCCGAGCTCCCGGGCGCACTCCACGACCGCCCGGACGGCGCGCACCCCCGCGCGGTGCCCCTCCGCGCGGGGCAGCCCCCGCAGCGAAGCCCACCGGCCGTTGCCGTCCATGATGACGGCCACATGCCGGGGCAGCACGGGGGAGTCGCTTCCTCCTGGGCTCATCGGGATTCGCCGGGACCGGAGGCTTTCAGACCTCCATGATCTCCTGTTCCTTGGCCTTGAGGATGTCGTCGACCTTCTTCACGTGGGCGTCCGTCTCCTTCTGGATCCGGTCCTGCCCGCGCTTCACGTCGTCCTCGGAGATCTCCTTCTTCTTCTCGCGCTCCTTGAGCCTCTCGATCGCCTCGCGGCGGACGTTGCGCACCGCCACGCGGGCGTCCTCGGCCATCTTCCGGACCATCTTGGCCAGCTCCCTGCGCCGCTCCTCGGTGAGGGGCGGGATCGGGATCCGGACGACCTTCCCGTCGCTCGCGGGGTTGAGGCCCAGGCCGCTCCCCTGGATCGCCTTCTCGATCGGCCCGATCATCTTGGAGTCCCACGGCGTGATCGTGATCAGCCGGCTCTCGGGGACCGAGAGGGTGCCGACCTGCTGGAGCGGCGTGGGAGTGCCGTAATAGTCGACCTTCACGCCGTCCAGGAGGGAGAAGGAGGCGCGTCCCGTGCGCACCTTCCCCAGCTCCTTCCGGAAGGCGTCGATGCTCCGCTCCATCCGGGCGGCGGTGTCCTTCACCATCGCATCCATCATTTTCCTCCGTGGACCACGGTCCCGATCTTCTCCCCCATCACCGCCCTCAGGATGTTCCCCTTCCGCGTCAGGTTGAACACGACGATGGGGAGGTCGTTGTCCATGCAGAGGGAGATGGCCGTGGCGTCCATCACCTTCAGGTTCTTCCGAAGGACGTCTATGTAGGTCAGGCGGGCGAACTTCCGGGCCTTCGGGTCGGCCATCGGGTCGCGGTCGTACACGCCGTCGACCTTGGTGGCCTTGAGGATGGCGTCGGCGTTGATTTCCATCGCGCGCAGGGCGGCGGCGGTGTCCGTGGTGAAGTACGGGTTTCCCGTCCCCGCGGCGAAGA is a genomic window of Deltaproteobacteria bacterium containing:
- the frr gene encoding ribosome recycling factor gives rise to the protein MVKDTAARMERSIDAFRKELGKVRTGRASFSLLDGVKVDYYGTPTPLQQVGTLSVPESRLITITPWDSKMIGPIEKAIQGSGLGLNPASDGKVVRIPIPPLTEERRRELAKMVRKMAEDARVAVRNVRREAIERLKEREKKKEISEDDVKRGQDRIQKETDAHVKKVDDILKAKEQEIMEV
- a CDS encoding 1-deoxy-D-xylulose-5-phosphate reductoisomerase; the encoded protein is MKRQGVVVLGATGSVGRSALDVISRFPRRFRATALCAGSNARALSELARRFRPDFVCLSGGDTKALRKGLPRGTRVLSGEEGMTAAACARNADIVLAGASGVSCIRPVIAAAASGKRIALANKELLVMAGKFVTAAARRGGAAILPVDSEHSAVFQAIAGNRREDVLRVILTASGGPFRNRTVAGMRAATVSEALGHPTWRMGAKITVDSATLMNKGLEVIEATWLFGLPPSRVDVLVHPQSVVHSMVEFRDGSVLAQLGVPDMRIPIGYALAWPERLPLELPRLRPHRMEAWEFREPDRRRFPALSLAYAAAEAGGSAPAVLSGANEEAVHAFLSGRIRFTDIVRVVERVFSRWPAPFSARTLDDVLEADAAARAEARSRISPIRRTAPT
- the rseP gene encoding RIP metalloprotease RseP is translated as MIYFLSFIVVLGILIFVHEFGHFIVARKLGVGVTKFSFGFGPKLFGIKRGETEYLVSAVPLGGYVKLVGESDGEEIPEEDRPRSFSHKPVWVKMAVVAAGPLGNLLFAVLVFWVVFLGGVPSLTTRIGEVAPDSPAARAGIAKGDVVVRIDGATVATWEELAASIRSGTPGRPLNVTVRRDGTETTIAVSPEMREGRSVFGEKVSEPKIGIVAGQEVVYRETGLVTALVRAVQETGKLVYLTGMTVVKLVTRVLPSETLGGPILIAQIAGDQARQGISPFAYFLGLLSVNLGILNLLPIPILDGGHLLFFSVEGLMRKPISQQARTLAHQVGLALILTLTALVFYNDIVRLLSR
- the ilvB gene encoding biosynthetic-type acetolactate synthase large subunit; protein product: MQMNGAEILVKALADLGVDVVFGYPGGAVLNIYDALFGNTKVRHMLCRHEQGAVHMADGYARASGRTGVCLVTSGPGATNTVTGLATAYMDSIPIVVFTGQVPTLLIGNDAFQEADIVGISRPCTKHNYLVKDTKDLARIVREAFYIASTGRPGPVLGDIPKDVLISTAEYNLPKEVRLRGYHPNYEGHPRQVESAMRLLLSKERPVIYAGGGIILSNASEELAELARLLSVPVTTTLMGMGAFPGNDPLFLGMLGMHGTYTANMAISHADLILALGARFDDRVTGKIDEFAPHAKIIHVDIDPTSIQKNVPVDIPIVGDLKDVLRKMIRLVKGKKDAAAYRGKCSAWRQQLSTWSKTHPLTYKESKGKIKPQFVVERIREVTGGKAIIATEVGQNQMWAAQFYTYDKPRTFLSSGGLGTMGYGLPAAIGAQVAMPGTLVVDIAGDGSIQMNIQELATAVQYRVPVKVVILNNGSLGMVRQWQELFFQGKYSQTCLPHIPDFVKLAEAYGAKGFRATKVDEVAAVLKKGFAAEGPVLIDIVVDPAEMVYPMVPAGAPLTKMLLV
- the uppS gene encoding di-trans,poly-cis-decaprenylcistransferase; the protein is MSPGGSDSPVLPRHVAVIMDGNGRWASLRGLPRAEGHRAGVRAVRAVVECARELGIPYLTLYAFSLENWGRPATEVGTLMALLQEFLSSELSLMLRHGIRLRVIGETSSLPAPVRAILSKTLSATAKSDRMTLTLGLSYAGRDEIVRAARAFAADAAAGRITPSEITEDRFARALDTGGMPDPDLVVRTSGEIRISNFLLWQSAYAEFVFTDVLWPDFGKAEFLLALEEYTRRHRRFGLTDEQSGPPAAK
- a CDS encoding YdcH family protein encodes the protein MAALIASDPEFKALVEEHRQLDEKLKELDRKVYLLPDEEVERKRLQKLKLARKDKIARILNG
- a CDS encoding phosphatidate cytidylyltransferase gives rise to the protein MLGKRVATAAVLVPLLVASIVYGKGQPSGWPFLLLCGAAAVLCGAEWSRMFFAAARDKAGGAALTLLAFLSGALLPFPAVLPAVLLVVLLAVFHALAGGGEPSSKARAAAMLSLCAVYAGGLLSMYPRTLALPRGDHWVLLGILSVAAGDTFAYFTGKAVGRTKLAPAVSPNKTVEGAVGGFLGSVACGVLYAWAFLPAVPAWYAAAAGFASGAFGQAGDLFESLLKRAAGVKDSGTLFPGHGGVFDRVDGILAAGPVVHLLAAFAPVSGVVR
- the tsaB gene encoding tRNA (adenosine(37)-N6)-threonylcarbamoyltransferase complex dimerization subunit type 1 TsaB, producing the protein MILAVESATPRGSVALASGGAVRAERFLPPGRQASEAYIAAVEELFSEAGARPGDVSCVAVSAGPGSFTGLRVGMSAAKGFCFGWGVPLALVPTLSGLASRIPGEGRSVCPVLDARKKEVYAALFRRVGEGVERLSPDMAISPEALLDRLPAGDVVFCGDGMERYGVLFRDRLGDRMSIVSGPDGLPAAGAVGIAGERAFLAGKVADPRSAVPAYIRTPEAEFRRMGNPPAGSGTVS